A single region of the Vicia villosa cultivar HV-30 ecotype Madison, WI linkage group LG4, Vvil1.0, whole genome shotgun sequence genome encodes:
- the LOC131597469 gene encoding uncharacterized protein LOC131597469 has product MAIGYQQITRFAELVNKSRIFDVDSRESASHYKSLSDKNGKGKFCGKPYGDKRKEKVGCDKKSNGGGAPTLIRCYWSDKTKNKQAKGEVLFSGSETATDDRLIRDTHAMSSMTTSFVCLNCSLSIFGRYFRIDLACLPLDKLDVFLRMNWLEYNRFYINSFDKTIIFPGIGVEEDFFCLPTIVLDFSEVFPEDVSDLLSKHEVEFMTDLDPRMSPVSIDPY; this is encoded by the exons ATGGCTATTGGTTACCAACAAATTACGCGTTTTGCtgagttggttaacaagagtaGGATTTTTGATGtggatagtagggagagtgcttctcactacaagtCCTTAAGTGATAAGAATGGAAAAGGGAAATTCTGCGGGAAGCCTTATGGTGACAAGAGGAAAGAGAAAGTAGGTTGTGACAAGAAGTCAAATGGGGGAGGAGCTCCCACTTTGATTAGATGTTATTG GAGTGACAAGACAAAGAATAAGCAAGCGAAAGGGGAGGTGTTGTTTTCTGGTTCTGAGACTGCTACTGATGATAGGCTTATTCGAG ATACTCATGCTATGAGTTCTATGACTACTTCATTTGTTTGTTTAAATTGTTCGTTGAGTATTTTTGGTAGATATTTTAGAATTGATCTAGCGTGTCTTCCGTTAGATAAACTTGACGTTTTTCTCAGGATGAATTGGTTGGAATATAATCGTTTTTATATCAATAGTTTTGACAAGACGATTATCTTTCCTGGAATTGGTGTTGAGGAAGATTTTTTTTGTCTGCCAA CAATAGTTCTTGATTTTTcggaggtatttcctgaagatgtaagtgatttactgTCAAAACATGAGGTGGAGTTTATGACCGACTTAGATCCCAGAATGAGTCCTGTATCGATAGATCCATATTAG